A portion of the Acidisarcina polymorpha genome contains these proteins:
- a CDS encoding alpha/beta hydrolase — MTTLRADEEEEKPLQAGGPPFSSGLCSRLVIHPQFHSRLLADDRNIIVYLPPGYEDAERHYPVLYMHDGQNLFDPETSFVRGRTWEIGENADRLILSGEIEPLIVVGVYNTPRRLEEYTHARDRRMGGGEANKYGLLLVEELKPWIDDEYRTLRDENNTAMGGSSLGGLVTLYLGLLHTETFGKLAVMSPSVWWNHKSILGFVNEYDGPPWPRIWLDVGDGEGPRTHADADLLYKRLVANGWKPEINIHYQMVEGGTHDESAWAARVGDMLRFLFPAKQS, encoded by the coding sequence TTGACAACCCTGCGAGCGGACGAGGAAGAGGAGAAACCGCTACAGGCCGGTGGGCCGCCCTTTTCCTCTGGGCTTTGTTCGCGGCTGGTGATCCATCCGCAGTTTCACAGCCGTTTGCTGGCGGATGACCGCAACATCATTGTGTATCTTCCGCCCGGGTATGAAGATGCGGAACGTCATTATCCCGTCCTCTACATGCACGACGGGCAGAACCTCTTCGATCCGGAGACCTCGTTCGTGCGCGGCCGCACCTGGGAGATCGGTGAAAACGCCGACCGCCTCATACTTTCCGGCGAGATCGAGCCGCTCATCGTCGTTGGCGTCTACAACACGCCGCGACGTTTGGAGGAATACACTCACGCCCGCGACCGGCGCATGGGCGGCGGCGAAGCCAACAAATACGGCCTGCTGCTGGTCGAAGAACTCAAACCCTGGATTGACGACGAGTACCGTACGCTGCGCGATGAGAACAACACCGCCATGGGCGGCTCCTCGCTCGGCGGACTGGTGACCTTGTACCTCGGCCTGCTCCACACCGAGACCTTCGGCAAGCTGGCCGTGATGTCGCCCTCTGTCTGGTGGAACCACAAGAGCATTCTCGGCTTTGTCAACGAGTACGACGGGCCCCCCTGGCCGCGCATCTGGCTCGATGTTGGAGACGGCGAAGGCCCCCGCACCCACGCCGATGCTGATCTGCTTTATAAACGCCTGGTCGCCAATGGATGGAAACCCGAGATCAACATCCACTACCAGATGGTCGAAGGCGGAACCCACGACGAATCCGCCTGGGCCGCCAGGGTGGGCGACATGCTGAGGTTCCTGTTCCCCGCCAAACAGAGCTAA